CAACGTGCTGGCCGAGCTCGCCACCGACGATTTCCTGGCCGGGCGCATCAACGACGGCGCCTTCGCCCGCCGCGTGCGCGAACTGCGCGGGCGCGATTTCGGCGCCGAGATCTGGGGCTTCGGCAAGCGCGCGTCCAACTACCGGCTGTACATCACCGACGCGCGCGGCACCGTGGTGTTCGACAGCGACGGCAAGGATCTGGGCCGCGACTACTCGCGCTGGAACGACGTCTACCTGACCTTGCGCGGCCGCTACGGCGCGCGCTCGACGCTGGAAGACGCGAACGACCCCAGTTCCAGCGTGATGCACGTGGCCGCGCCGATCCGCGACGGCACGGGCCGCATCGTCGGCTCGCTGACCGTGGCCAAGCCCAATCGCACCATCGCGCCCTTCATCGAGCGCAGCCAGCGCGTGGTGCTGCGTTGGGGCGGCGTGCTGATGGGCGCGGCGCTGCTGATCGGCCTGATCGCGGCCTGGTGGCTGTCGCGCCAGCTCGGCCGCCTGCGCCGCTACGCGCACGCCGTCACCGCCGGCCGCCGCGCCGAACTGCCCGAGGCCGCCGGCGAGTTCGGCGAACTCGGCCGCGCGCTGGAAACCATGCGCACGCGGCTGGAAGGCAAGCAGTACGTGGAGCACTACGTGCACACCCTGACCCACGAGATGAAGAGCCCGCTGGCGGCGATCCGCGGCAGCGCCGAGCTGCTGGAAACCCGCCCCGGCGAAACGCCGATGGCCGAGGAGGACCGCGCGCGCTTCGCCGCCAGCATCCGCCGCCAGAGCGAGCGCCTGGCGCAGATGATCGACAAGCTGCTGGCGCTGGCCGCGGTGGAGCATCGCCAGCG
The sequence above is a segment of the Lysobacter silvisoli genome. Coding sequences within it:
- the creC gene encoding two-component system sensor histidine kinase CreC; the encoded protein is MKIGLRIFLGYFVIVALAALLLTRVFLAEVKPGVRQAMEDTLVDSANVLAELATDDFLAGRINDGAFARRVRELRGRDFGAEIWGFGKRASNYRLYITDARGTVVFDSDGKDLGRDYSRWNDVYLTLRGRYGARSTLEDANDPSSSVMHVAAPIRDGTGRIVGSLTVAKPNRTIAPFIERSQRVVLRWGGVLMGAALLIGLIAAWWLSRQLGRLRRYAHAVTAGRRAELPEAAGEFGELGRALETMRTRLEGKQYVEHYVHTLTHEMKSPLAAIRGSAELLETRPGETPMAEEDRARFAASIRRQSERLAQMIDKLLALAAVEHRQRLDKPERVDLAELAREAAEQCAPRLAQGGLSLDLALASDLPTLDGDPFLLRQALVNLIDNAADFSPAHGRIELRLYRDGEAQRVDVSDRGTGVPDYALPRVFERFYSLSRPAGGSRSSGLGLCFVAEVAALHGGHADLSNREGGGAVASLILARGF